From the genome of Actinacidiphila yeochonensis CN732, one region includes:
- a CDS encoding TIGR03767 family metallophosphoesterase has protein sequence MRSSHHRTRRQFLSGASAAAAAAALTVADGRYASAAERDSAVAASAARAVQPAGTTLEQAATTTGGTGYLRLTAGPGWPLVVRPELAAGSAGRDDRRTGLASFVQFTDLHLADTESPVRFEYLARYIDSAYRPHEALTVRGAASLVDRVNSLAGGPYTGLPFSLVMATGDNTDNHEQVELDWYLTVMSGGAITPSTGDTARYEGVQNSGSAQYWNPESSFQDTYKAAGFPQVPGFLAAAGRPFTATGLSTPWYTTVGNHDDSIEGTLPDLGLLSSLYTGGGKIEGVDDATAAKLADAIQHDPAAAVGLLLTLLDSGPIRQVTPDARRAPFTPKQFAQAHLDPARTGPGPFGHGFTQAAASSGKLYYTFPVAEGVLGISLDTTNRAGWADGSIGSAQLKWLESVLQSYSTHWYDTAGNVVRRGSQDQLVMVFSHHTSTTMGNTLPDPYNLLDGRHTGAELVDLLQRYPNVVAWVNGHTHANLITAHGHAVPERAFWEVNTASHVDYPQHARVIELADNGDGTLSLFTTLLESAAPYATDFGSTSEDNLAALYRELSFNDPYATPAAKLGGSADHNTELLLPKPF, from the coding sequence ATGCGTTCGTCGCACCACCGCACTCGACGACAGTTCCTCTCCGGGGCCTCAGCCGCGGCCGCGGCGGCCGCGCTCACCGTGGCCGACGGCCGCTACGCCTCGGCCGCCGAACGGGACAGCGCGGTGGCCGCCTCGGCCGCGCGGGCGGTCCAGCCGGCCGGCACCACGCTGGAGCAGGCCGCCACGACCACCGGCGGCACCGGGTACCTGCGGCTGACCGCCGGCCCCGGCTGGCCGCTCGTGGTGCGCCCCGAACTCGCCGCCGGCTCCGCCGGACGCGACGACCGCCGTACCGGCCTGGCCTCGTTCGTGCAGTTCACCGACCTGCACCTGGCCGACACCGAGTCGCCGGTGCGCTTCGAGTACCTGGCCCGGTACATCGACTCCGCCTACCGCCCGCACGAGGCGCTGACCGTACGGGGCGCCGCCTCCCTCGTCGACCGGGTCAACTCGCTGGCCGGCGGCCCCTACACGGGGTTGCCGTTCTCCCTGGTGATGGCCACCGGCGACAACACCGACAACCACGAGCAGGTCGAACTCGACTGGTACCTCACGGTGATGAGCGGCGGCGCGATCACCCCGAGCACCGGCGACACCGCCCGCTACGAGGGTGTGCAGAACTCCGGCTCGGCGCAGTACTGGAACCCCGAGTCGTCCTTCCAGGACACCTACAAGGCGGCCGGGTTCCCGCAGGTCCCGGGCTTCCTGGCGGCGGCCGGCCGGCCGTTCACCGCCACCGGGCTGAGCACGCCCTGGTACACCACGGTCGGCAACCACGACGACAGCATCGAGGGCACCCTGCCGGACCTCGGCCTGCTCTCCTCGCTCTACACCGGCGGCGGGAAGATCGAGGGCGTGGACGACGCGACCGCCGCGAAGCTCGCCGACGCGATCCAGCACGACCCGGCCGCGGCCGTCGGGCTGCTGCTCACCCTCCTCGACAGCGGACCGATCCGCCAGGTCACCCCCGACGCGCGGCGCGCCCCCTTCACCCCGAAGCAGTTCGCCCAGGCCCACCTCGACCCCGCCCGCACCGGGCCGGGCCCCTTCGGGCACGGCTTCACGCAGGCCGCGGCGTCCAGCGGCAAGCTGTACTACACCTTCCCCGTCGCCGAGGGCGTCCTCGGCATCAGCCTGGACACCACCAACCGCGCCGGCTGGGCCGACGGCTCCATCGGCTCCGCCCAGCTGAAGTGGCTGGAGTCGGTCCTCCAGAGCTACAGCACGCACTGGTACGACACCGCGGGCAACGTGGTGCGGCGCGGCTCGCAGGACCAGCTGGTCATGGTGTTCAGCCACCACACCAGCACCACCATGGGCAACACCCTGCCCGACCCGTACAACCTGCTCGACGGGCGGCACACCGGCGCCGAGCTGGTCGACCTCCTCCAGCGCTACCCCAACGTCGTCGCCTGGGTGAACGGCCACACCCACGCCAACCTGATCACCGCGCACGGCCACGCCGTTCCGGAGCGGGCGTTCTGGGAGGTCAACACCGCCTCGCACGTGGACTACCCGCAGCACGCGCGGGTGATCGAGCTGGCCGACAACGGCGACGGCACGCTGTCGCTCTTCACCACCCTGCTGGAGTCCGCCGCCCCCTACGCCACGGACTTCGGGTCCACCTCCGAGGACAACCTGGCGGCCCTCTACCGCGAGCTCTCCTTCAACGACCCCTACGCGACACCGGCGGCCAAGCTCGGCGGCTCGGCCGACCACAACACCGAGCTGCTCCTGCCCAAGCCCTTCTGA